In Rosa rugosa chromosome 4, drRosRugo1.1, whole genome shotgun sequence, the genomic stretch ATGGGTCGTCAATTATGTGAGTAATGCCAGAAGCAGAAAAGGTTTTGTGACAATATGGAAAGCCAAATTGTAATGCTTGCAATTCCTTTAGGTCGAAGCAATGAAAGAGATGGCTAAGCCTCATAATCAGTAGAAGAAGTTCTAAGTTTGACTGTATTAGCCTGTCGAAGTAAGGCGTTGCTTGTGGGACTTTTCACTAGGGCATACTAGCGTAGTGTGTTGGAAACTAGTCACTTGTTCATGTAGAAAAAGCAGAGGCTTCATATCTTGTATTATGGGCACCAAAACCCATATAACTGGTAACTTTCCCTTTGGATATCTACATATAAGAGCCTTAACCTTCCATAATGCAATTAATATGGTGAGTAATCATATTGATGTGAGATGTAATACATTTTCATgtgtgttttcacatgaaaataaaatttctgaccGTTCACACAATTAGTTATGGGTTTAAAATGGTATTGTTCCTTACAATGTTGAGTAGGTAAAACGATCGAGATCAGCATTTGCTAATCCTGTGTCCTAAATCTCAAATCTTTCAATTTGTGCAATAATTCTCGCAGAGGCTAGATTTGGGTACTCCAACAAAATGACAGACCCTGAAATTTCTTGATGTAATCAGAGTTAGTAAGTATGGCTGCAAACTCTTATGAAAGAAAATTTCAATTCTGTTTCATCATTCATGCCACTCTGCCATCTATCTATTGACAATAAATCCAAAAGCTGTTATTAGTAGCAATGTGATCCGAAAAGAATATGGCATATGACTCAAATTTCATTCAACTTTTACAGTACCTCGTTTGTTGAGACTAGTTGCACAGCGGATAGAGCCACCGCTTATCTTAAATTATATTGATAGTGTGAGCTTTGTAaggattggaaaagaaaaatggttgATGGTTTTGTGTTTACACTAATTCTTTTGATCAACCTTATGAAATGAATGGTGAGTACTAATTGGATTTTTTATCAATTTCATATTGGGAGTGTTGGGCACTGTTGAAGCTAATGAAATCATTACGTATGGTATTGCTTTGTGTTCCAAAATAAGGCATTAAACTCTAATGCGCGCAACTTGATTGCTTAATCACTAATGACATTAATGCTTTGCTTGGTTACAAGATATACTAACAATTCCACAAACTTGCTATTGCCTCAACATCAGGTGAACGACATTACGAAGTGTTGCTAAAACATTGAATAGCataatataatatttttgaAAATCTTATACAAAGTCATAAACTTAGCTTCTTCAGTGAATGCCAAAGTAAAATTATTCCAGAACAATCATAttgttgaaaagaaaaatacccCAACAGAAGAGCAATTAGAGGAAAACAAAGGGAAAACAGGGTACAAGACAATTGAAAGTAGCTCATGCTTCGGCCTTCCTTTGTCTGGCTTGCTCCTGAAGTAGCTCTTCTCTATACCTCTTAACTTCCATTTCCCTTTCCAGTCTTTCTTGCTGAAAAAGTAGACACCCACAACACAGCACATCAATATCAAATTATGGAAGGCTTTAAACATTAATATTAATAAAACAACTAAAATTATGTTgtaacattcaaccaaaacagTAGCACAACTGAATAGCTTTTGTTTGAGTTTAATGTCTATATGAGCAGCCGCGGATTGCTACCGTGCATTCATATCTTGGTTTTCAACTGAGGGTTCCTTTAATCAGATGCAGACTGAAACACAGATCagtgcttcttctttttttttttccgagaaGCACATAAATGGTTTTGGTAGTCCAAAACGCAGTATACTTCCCCTTTTCTACTTCACAAGTTTCTGCCTTCTACCTAATCTATGGTGATAGAATGCGGGGCTATTTCCACACTGCTTAAAAACAAGCATCTAGAAACCAACCAAGTACTAATGGTAATTCAACATGGTAGAGCTCCCCCTAAGACACGTGCAGTGAAAAAATGTGGAAGAGATCCAACTAAGAAACCTTGGAGTGTGTCCTTTTAATCGGAAAGCTGTATCTCCTTTCAATTTCATCTCAAAATGACAAAGCCAAGCCCAATCATGGAAGACCTTAGCTCCAACTAGGAAATCCCATGACAAGAAACAGCTATAACTTATCCATGGTTCAGTTCTACAAAGGAGTCTCATACAGGCATAGCACAGTAACCATGGTTTACAGTGAAATTCAAAGTTCTACCATGTTGATCCCCAATACCAAACAACCAAACATTGCATTTCTGGGCTCTTTAAACAACATTCCCCTCTTCATGGACCAAAGAGCTAGAGAATGAAATCGAATACAACATTTGATAACCTAATCCCCAAATTACATTTTATCTTTACTCAAAAGATCGCATTTTTcttgaagaaatgaaaaattcaaTGATAGCCCATTTCATTGTTTGGGATTTTGATGCTGAAATtgaatcaaattccaaaattgaTCTTCAGAAACGGCCAAGTTCTCAGTCCAATTTCAATTGAATAGGAATAAGGGAAGTTTACCTTTTCGTCCTGATGCAGAGCGATCCAGACGTGGACTTTATCCATGGTTTGCCAGAAAACGAAAGCTCCCAAAGTCATAGCGAAGTAGGTTGCGACCTTCACCATCTTGAGctgctcttcttctttctctgctGCCAATTTCTCTTGGGTTTTTCAGTTAACACAGACAGATCACCACTGGGACGAAACTCTTTTACTTATTTAAAACGGGTCGGATCTCAAGTTGGGCCGAAACACTCCACCTGCGACCCGACCCATTTGGACAAAGTTCATTATTGATTTGCTTGGATCAAAATTTACTAATAGAGTCAAAATTATCAGGACGAATCCAAATTTGGGATTTTCTTTTGATCTAATAACAAATATGGTTTGAAAATGAACCTGTTTTGAAGCACTGGAACAAAGACAAATTCTACTATAATACACGAGCCAAAGAAGAAATAAAGAATTGGCTACAATATAATCAAGACTTATGTATCAGCAAGAGAGAAGAATGCACACCAAGATATACAAGAAAAGGGATGAATCAATATCTACACCAAATCTAATCGAATTTGTATACAATATGTATGAGTTTCTTGTGGAAACAAGGACGAATTTATCATTCGAACATTTGGCTCATCACGTCCAAGTACAAATTACTCCATTCTTGTCCGCAGAAGCTAGAGGTTTTCCATGTCCACTCCATGAGCAGCAGAGGACAGAATTAGTGTGTTCCTTCAGAGTGCTCACAATGTCACCCTTGGCTATAGACCAGATATACACAGCACCATCGGCAGATCCAGCAGCAACGTAATTGTCATCTGGACTGATACAGGACCGGCTCCAATTAGATGCTACTCTGTTTCCGGTGGCTCTCAATGTGCCACAAACTTCTAGGGTTCTCATATCGAAAAGGTGATGCACATTGTCCCTCCCACTGGTCAATACCATGTTGCCACTTCGCGACAAAGATATAGACGTAACAGCATTTGAGTGTGCAGCCACTTCGTTGAGTAGCTTTCCTTTCTGAATATCCCACAGCCGAAGATTCCCATCAACATGGCCTGAGCAAATGGTCTGCCCGTCCATGCTGAAGCAAAGAGCATTGCAGTGTTTGGGGAAGATTATTGTGTTGGTGCAGTAACCTTTTTGCAAATCCCAGACTTTTATAGTACGATCGTAGGCTGCACTCACAATGTGACGACTTGAGAACTTACTCACATCTACAGCACAAACTTTATCCATGTGGCCGGTGAGAGTATGGCGCACTCTCCCCAAGTTAGCATCCCATACGTACAATTTGTTCGAACTGCTTGCTGCGATGATAGATCTATTATCATGGGTAATGGTAAGGTCAAGAACAGAACCAATGCAACCATGAAGTGTATTATTCAAAGCCCCTGTACTTGTATCCCACATTTTGATTGTCCCATCCTGTCCACCAGAAATCAATTTGCCTGAGTTGTACTCGAATAATATGGAAGCACAGCCACCGTCATGGGCATTGATCCTGTTCTTGCATGTGGTGGGATTGGTTGACTCCACAAAGTACTCAGCACCTTCTTCACTTTGGCGGACCACACCATCTACTTGCTGCATGGCTAGTTTTTGCAAACCACTGGCCTTGATCCGCTCAAGCATTTCTTCATATAGTGCATTTGCCTAAATGAAGTAAAGATAACATGAGTACACACAATTTAAAAGAGGCAAAAACATTCACAAAGAATTCACTTTCAAGAACCAAAGAACTTCAACCCTCTTTCTACATACTCACAGACCATATATTGTACTGTAAGTAATGCAACTACTTAGATGACTTGGCTGATAAAATGTTATCTGGAATCACATATTCTTTGTGGAGGCTTTATGTCAAATAATAATAAACACGGGTGACAAAAAGGGTCAGGCCCCATGCAAATAAGATATACACAAATCTAAAATACAAATTCATTAATACTATTGATACTAGCAAGAATATGTATGCAATTAAGCATATATTGGCATAGTTATCCAATACAAAAATAAGGAGGTATTGAGAATCATCAACAAAGGTTAGCACATAACACACCTTAAAGCAGCAAACATCTACAACTATCAAAACCAAAATTTCAATTGATAACACTCATACAAAGTACCTCATTTAGGCGTTCAGCATCCTTCATTTTTTCCAACATCCAGCGGTCAATTAACACCTTATTTTCAGCTTCAGCATTCTTAGCTCTAACAGACATTTCTTCTAGCTGCGCCCGTATTTCATTGTTCTCACTCATAACCAACTCTAGAGCTTGAATCTTCTTTTCTAACTCCGCCTTCAACTGAGAGCACTCATCCCTGCAACATGTACACACCGCATTCAATCATACAAAACCCTGAAATATCAAAAAGCATCTCCCTTGCTGCTGTTACAGGTAAACGTAAAGGCAAATCTTTCACCTTTTTTGTGTGAGCTCACTCTGCTGATCCGCAATCGCTGCTTCTTTCTCCTGAAGTAAAGCTTTCGAAGACCTGGACTCTGCTACTTCCACCACAAGCTGCTCCGACAGCCGAGATTGAGCTTTATAGCATTGCTGAAGCTCCAGTTCCAAATTCTCAGCCTTTTCCTTCCATTCAGAGCCCtaaacaacaataaaaaaagcCAGAGAAAGCGCACAATTGTAACTTTTCCAATACATTAAAGACAGATACCACTCCATCacttaataaataaataaaaatgcgcAATTTTGGATCAAGATTTTCGCAAtattcaaaaccctaaatcatagGAATTTATTTTACCTGATGAGCAATTGGATTGGCGAGAGCGATATACGCTGGAGCATGAGCACCTTCTTCAAGCAAATGCCGCTTCCTTAGAGCCTTCAGCGCGTGCTTAATCGACTTCCTGGCTACCTCCTCCTGCGACCTGCACAAAAATCCATCATCTTTAtcaaaccaaaaccccaaaattttcaccaacaccaaaagcaaACTACTTGCACTGAGCCCTGCTTACATAATTGATCGAATCGGATGGTAATCGCCGGCGCTAGGGTTTCAGCAGGAGGAAGCGATCATGTCCGGGTGATGTTACAGCTCAGAGAAACGGGAATTCGATTTCGCAGGGAATTAGGGGTTTGCGTAGACCTAGAGATCGAAGTTGGGAGCTGCAAGGCTTTTTCGAGTTTGGACTTTTAATTGATTTTTACAGCCGCAGAGTTTGGACTTTGGACGAAGGAAGGAGACGCGGGTCGAGGTTAGCCTATATCAGAAACGACGTCgtataaatagttttttttgtttcagagGTTTAATAATTTTATTGATTTTCACTCCCCTTAAAAAAATGTTATTACagaggttttagggtttcagattTGAACTTCCTTTCGCGTATGATAGAAGTCTTACAAAATAACAGGAAAATGCAATACGGACTTTTAGGCACCATGTAACCAAAAGAACAATAATAACCAAGTTATTTTCCACACATTTCCATTATCAACAATGagcttcattttctttcatcaaTGATGAAAAACAATGAGGTTAGCGTTTCTTCATTAACAATCAATAACACCCAACACCATATCAAACTCTACAAGCCAATGCCACAGTTACaagtgaaataaaaataaaaacaacaaagaCCACATCCTTAAACCAGAAACTCTTGCTGACCTAAACCCTTAACCTTAAGACTTAAGTTAGACCCCAAATAATTTCCCCATCCCCTTTGTTCTATGTTTCTATCCCCCAACACTGCCAATCCAAATCCAACTTTTTAGCATAGATTTACCCAGCTCGAATTCTGTCCAGCCAGTCGACACTTCTCCTTGGTTTTTCTAGCTGATGGTCAACGCTTCTCCTAGATGATCTCTCATGGTGGTATTCGACGCTCCTTCGGGACCTCTCTATCTGATCAACAGAGATCCTAAATTTCTCTAGCTTGTCACTGTTATTTAACTTGTAATCATTAAGTCTCAGCTTTTCAGGTCGTCTATCGGTGCTTCTCCTTGATTTTTCTCTCTTATCAGTACTCTTCCTCGGAAGCTCAGAGTAATCAACACTGTGCCTAGGATATTCAACACTACGCCTAGGACATTCGACACAGTCTGTGCTCTTCCTTGAACTCAACTTGCGTGGAGGCGCTTTTTCAATAGTGGATATGAACTTGTTGAGATGTCTAATATATTCCGGATAGAGTTCCAAATTGCAGTGATTTCCGCCTTTGAGCCATAGAGGTTCGTATTTCTCTTGGCACAGTAGCCAAAGTTGCTTGCCGTGAGAGCAGTCAACAACTTCATCACATGTTCCCTGTTGAAGAATAACAATCACAAACATGTTAACTTTTAATTAACTTCAGCTGGAGTCGATCACCTCATTATCAAAATGCACCTTTGAATGCATGTTTTTCCTACTTTTGTAGAacttaaaataaaatttatgtcACAGGTAGACAAAAAAGCAACAGAACAAAATGCAGAATAACATATCCAAGTACTTACATGTATTACCAGCACAGGACATTTCACCAGTGGGATTTTATCAATGTTCTGCACATTAAATGAAAATCAGGTCCCCACACATACACAGGCATCAACATTCTCTAGATAAAGTAATTCGATAATAGTCATCATGCTAAGGGACCTCACCTTGTAGATATCAAACCAATAACTGCGCTTCACAGAATACATAACTCTTAACCCTGATAATATCGGACTATGCAGAACAATTGCTCTCAGTTGAGGCAAACGAGCAGCAAGATCAACAGTAGGGCCACTTCCGACAGATTGACCATAGAGGATTATGTCCTCCTGCTTGGCACCATACCTCTCTTCGAGACACTTATATGCAGCTTCAATATCTGCATAAGTATTATGTTCACTTGGCTGAAGAAAGGCATACAAACTAGCATCAGAGAAACATTCTATTAGAATGAATCACAACAAATTCATGATTCATACTGCAGTTACCTTGCCTGATGACTGCCCATATCCAGAGTAATCATACCTGGACATATTCAAAAATAATATGGTTCAGAATTTTTTCCATGcaacttattaaaaaaaaaaaaatgtgtatcTTCTGGAGTTAGTTGTTGCATAATGAGCCCACATATTTGCTAATCAAACATAACACGATCAAAAGAAGCTCTTTAAGCTTAATTAGAAGAAACAGAGTCTGGAGTAGCAAATATATCTTGGAGGTTGATTCAGCATCAGTTACTAAAACACTCCATTCAAGAGGAGCTTTTGACAACAAAAATGCTAAGGCTGTGCACATTTGTTACTATACTAGAGACTTCCTTTTCCAGTCTTCCTATAAAAGCAAGGAACTTCTTACTCCAACATAACACATTATCTTTTAAAAGAACAATGCTACTCAACTTGGAAGGAAAATCCAAGTGAGTTCAGATTATACAATTACAGTTGAAACCCAGGTTTGCAGACAACCAGTATTTGGTGTGTGGGTACTATATTCAAATTTCACATGCCAAAGGAACTTCACCTTCATAGCTAGCCTCTGAGTTATCAAAGGTAATGCCGATTTACAAATATTTGCATTTCATCCAGGACTTTCTGTTGACATTTGAGGTTAAACAACAAAACTTAGTACAATAAGATCTACCACATGTGATACCTAACTTCTCAGGGGATTAAAAATATTCAATAAGTGATTCTGCTTCTTCAAACCACCTACCACTCTCTCATTACTAATGTAAAGTTTGGTTTGGAATCAGCAGATTCAACATTGGTTTTCCCAATTGATGAAATACTATATATACTGTTACACCAATGTATTTCATGTTTGCTATAACATACATGTATCTTTTAGAACTACATTGTAAACACATTCTTTTAACCATCGACTTTAGTTGCGAACAAAATTAGTTCGAACTTTTATGCTTCTATAACCATGACACTTAATAATCTACCTATCCCCGGTCCCAACCAAGTACATTTCAGGTCACCAACTGTACAATTGAATCCCAAATGACAATAAACACAACCAGTCTCCAAACTCCAGCCTATCTCAAAATGGAAATATTCAAACTTTCGTGGGTTCCTCATCAAAGTAAAGACCCCAAACAATCCACAAACAACATCACACAACAACAATTCAATTCCTTAGTTTCAGTCGGATATAACAACAATTTCGAATACTGAGGCACTCCTTTGGCAAGTTAACAACTCATGTCGATAGAACAGACACTAAAATGCGGCACAGTCTCCATTCCAGTCAACACACACAGCAAACTTTGCCAAAATTCTCAAATGGGTAACACAAAATCACCAACAAACACTCCACACAACACAAAAACCAATCACAAACACAAAGAAACTCAAATTTGAGTAAAGGGTATTCAAAATTTGCTTACCCCATGAGATTGACACGCAGGTGAATACTCAATTCAATGAAGAGCTCATACATCTGACCAATATCAGTAGCGTTGCCATGAGAATACAGAACGGTGGAGGTGGCCATTGGGTGGCGGACATAAACGGCCACGATCTCATTGCCGCGGCGGGTCTGAAACTTCAAAACGTCGACGTTTTCACGGTGGGGAAAAGGGTCGATGAGCAAGAGCCCAGTTGCCTGGCCCTTAATGACCTTGTAGGAAGGTGGGTTTGGTGGGAAAAACGCAAGCTTTGCAGCCATGGATGAAGTAACCCCACCCATTTCAGAGACTATGGGgatttgaagaagatgatgaaagcAGCAATCTTTATTTGATTTGCTACTTTCTGTTTGCTTAGTGAAGACACACAGTGTTCGTGTGTGAGAGTTTTGGAGTGAAAAAGTGAGCAAATTTGTGGCTTTTGGCAAAATAAAGACAACCTCTTATACTCAAAAACAAAGAGCAGAACAAACCAATTCAATAATggctttgatttttgtttttttgttttgtttttgttaataaATATTGAGCAAAATCAAACTCAATTTTTTGTTAGTTGTATCCAAAAAATTAGTGGCAATGTTAATGTGACCGGTCATATCATGCTCACGTGTGTATCGTTGTCATGTTGCTTTCTTGAATTTTCTTattccttttctttgttttttggtaTTTAAAACCCTTCTGTATGGGGTTTGATATGTACTTCCATGGAAATTTTGATCAGATCCCcattttttctgtttgtttcttGCATTCACGCCGGATTGTCAATCATTTTTGTGTTACAGGAATTGTTCAAAACGGTACCTGAATAGCGATTGTAATGCAACTTGAATTCTTGAAGAAAACGATTACCTATCAATAATGTAGTGTTAAAATTTGATGTTTTTATTCACGATTCGTGCGTTTAAGTTTTATAACCAAgatttcattctcaaaaaaaaaaaaaaaattataaccaAGAattgatttatgcatttttggttttttttttctccatctTTTCATTTTCACTTCTATTTGTTTTTGCTAAtttataaattaataaaaaaaaaatttgaaaacaaatCCGTGATTTCATTTTGATCAAAAACAATATATCCGTGAGTTCTCACCTAAGGAACCGAATCTGGCCAAAGATTATGGGAAATATATGGAAGACTATCAAAGAGCAAATTATGGAGATCCTATCGATTAAGAAATATGTGGCAAGAAGCCATAATTGAGTATCCCAACCTTATTTAAAATTTTGGCAAAACAATTAGGTATTTAGTTAGCTTACGAAGCCATGCACTCGATTTTCAAAGACTAGTCTACCCTGTCCTCCACTCTTCATTAGTTCTACTCGAATTGATAACGAGGCTCTTCAATAATACAAACACATTAATAATTAGATAATTGCATCCAACTAACAACAGCCAGATGGTTATTCCTTATTCAAAGAAATTTGACAATTAAGAAGAACTTTCTAAGATAATTCctctaaaacaaaaaaaaacaaaaaaaaaaaaaaacaattaagagAATTGTAGCCTAAAGAAACAAATCATCTTTAAGAGAAAACAATGTAACAAAAACACTGTGCACATAATACATACTCATCATTTGGGAGAATATCATCAATGGATTTGATTGATGATGGAAACTTTCATGAAATAAGCACATAATATTGTACAATTAATTTTGGTATCTATTGGATTTTTACGACAAATCGTGTTTAATTGATACTTGATTGTAATTAGATATCTAAACGGAATGTGAATTATatcaatcttttttcttttacataTGATCATTGTGTTTATCTATAAACGACTATAAACTACAGTTATACGAATTGAGAATATAAGAATTCATGACAAAAGTTGAACAAAGATATCTATTATTAGTTGATGTtacatggtttttttttttttttttgaaatgaattgattgcattagtaatcaagccatgaaaacaggctagagtctaacagaacttacagaTGGAATTCCGGAACAAACCGGATAACCTACCCAAGTCACAACTAGACTCATTAAAGTCTtaagggacgctcgctgaacaGCAAGCCTAATCTATGCAAGAATAATCTCGCTCTCTAAGGAaaaatattcatctagtctaatctgccaagcacgcaattgtggtacaaatatcaactagaaacgtcttagaaTAGCTTATAGAAATCACCCCTACTTCAAAAGGCTTGAGTCCAGAATGTCTAAAAGCTTGGAGGACTTAATAAAGCGCGAGTCCCTTCCCTGTAGGATTGGAACCAACACCATATGCAGCCTCCTCATTAGCCAACAACCTAGGCATCAGGTTGCTCCTCGGGCTCTTCCTGGGGGTCTGCAGTATATAGCCCCTCTGTTCAGATTTGAGCCAAGCTGGCCCAATCACCTTCGGCCCACAAAACGCAGCCCTAAACCCAGCCAACAGTGG encodes the following:
- the LOC133743817 gene encoding uncharacterized protein LOC133743817, with translation MVKVATYFAMTLGAFVFWQTMDKVHVWIALHQDEKQERLEREMEVKRYREELLQEQARQRKAEA
- the LOC133743815 gene encoding autophagy-related protein 16; protein product: MSQEEVARKSIKHALKALRKRHLLEEGAHAPAYIALANPIAHQGSEWKEKAENLELELQQCYKAQSRLSEQLVVEVAESRSSKALLQEKEAAIADQQSELTQKRDECSQLKAELEKKIQALELVMSENNEIRAQLEEMSVRAKNAEAENKVLIDRWMLEKMKDAERLNEANALYEEMLERIKASGLQKLAMQQVDGVVRQSEEGAEYFVESTNPTTCKNRINAHDGGCASILFEYNSGKLISGGQDGTIKMWDTSTGALNNTLHGCIGSVLDLTITHDNRSIIAASSSNKLYVWDANLGRVRHTLTGHMDKVCAVDVSKFSSRHIVSAAYDRTIKVWDLQKGYCTNTIIFPKHCNALCFSMDGQTICSGHVDGNLRLWDIQKGKLLNEVAAHSNAVTSISLSRSGNMVLTSGRDNVHHLFDMRTLEVCGTLRATGNRVASNWSRSCISPDDNYVAAGSADGAVYIWSIAKGDIVSTLKEHTNSVLCCSWSGHGKPLASADKNGVICTWT
- the LOC133706983 gene encoding uncharacterized protein LOC133706983; the protein is MGGVTSSMAAKLAFFPPNPPSYKVIKGQATGLLLIDPFPHRENVDVLKFQTRRGNEIVAVYVRHPMATSTVLYSHGNATDIGQMYELFIELSIHLRVNLMGYDYSGYGQSSGKPSEHNTYADIEAAYKCLEERYGAKQEDIILYGQSVGSGPTVDLAARLPQLRAIVLHSPILSGLRVMYSVKRSYWFDIYKNIDKIPLVKCPVLVIHGTCDEVVDCSHGKQLWLLCQEKYEPLWLKGGNHCNLELYPEYIRHLNKFISTIEKAPPRKLSSRKSTDCVECPRRSVEYPRHSVDYSELPRKSTDKREKSRRSTDRRPEKLRLNDYKLNNSDKLEKFRISVDQIERSRRSVEYHHERSSRRSVDHQLEKPRRSVDWLDRIRAG